A window of the Lactuca sativa cultivar Salinas chromosome 5, Lsat_Salinas_v11, whole genome shotgun sequence genome harbors these coding sequences:
- the LOC122198065 gene encoding protein RETARDED ROOT GROWTH-LIKE-like has product MVSRVFPWNQHAFNDTHLHHCPPPTSGIVWKNVKCGQIWAFLRDEFQLTWIFVGLDFKLTYVELHNIHFLQGILPYIKLVIFAAK; this is encoded by the exons ATGGTATCAAGAGTTTTTCCCTGGAATCAACATGCTTTCAACGACACCCACCTCCACCACTGCCCTCCGCCTAC ATCTGGTATTGTTTGGAAAAATGTTAAATGTGGTCAAATATGGGCGTTTCTTAGAGATGAATTTCAGTTGACTTGGATATTTGTCGGTTTGGATTTCAAACTGACATATGTGGAG CTGCATAATATTCATTTTCTTCAAGGGATCCTTCCATACATAAAATTAGTGATTTTTGCAGCCAAATGA